One genomic window of Mus caroli chromosome 12, CAROLI_EIJ_v1.1, whole genome shotgun sequence includes the following:
- the Fkbp3 gene encoding peptidyl-prolyl cis-trans isomerase FKBP3 yields the protein MAAAVPQRAWTVEQLRSEQLPKKDIIKFLQDHGSDSFLAEHKLLGNIKNVAKTANKDHLVNAYNHLFESKRFKGTETTSKVSDQVKNVKLSDDKPKDSKSEETLDEGPPKYTKSILKKGDKTNFPKKGDVVHCWYTGTLPDGTVFDTNIQTSSKKKKNAKPLSFKVGVGKVIRGWDEALLTMSKGEKARLEIEPEWAYGKKGQPDAKIPPNTKLIFEVELVDID from the exons ATGGCGGCGGCTGTTCCGCAGCGTGCATGGACCGTGGAGCAGCTGCGCAGCGAGCAGCTGCCCAAGAAGGACATTATCAAGTTTCTGCAGGATCACGGTTCAGATTCG tttctTGCAGAGCATAAATTACTGGGAAACATAAAAAATGTAGCCAAGACTGCTAATAAGGACCATTTGGTTAATGCCTATAATCATCTTTTTGAAAGTAAG CGTTTCAAGGGTACTGAAACTACAAGTAAAGTGTCTGACCAGGTGAAGAATGTGAAGCTTAGTGACGATAAACCCAAAGACTCCAAGTCTGAAGAGACTCTTGATGAG ggTCCACCAAAATacacaaaatctattctaaaaaagggagataaaaccaACTTTCCTAAAAAGGGGGATGTTGTTCACTGCTGGTATACTGGGACACTCCCAGATGGGACTGTTTTTGATACTAACATTCAAACAA gttcaaagaagaagaaaaatgccaAGCCTTTAAGTTTTAAGGTCGGAGTAGGCAAGGTTATCAGAGGA TGGGATGAAGCGCTCTTGACTATGAGTAAAGGAGAAAAGGCTCGACTGGAGATTGAACCAGAATGGGCCTATGGAAAGAAAGGACAGCCCGATGCCAA AATTCCACCAAACACCAAGCTCATTTTTGAAGTGGAATTAGTAGATATTGACTGA